A window of Saccharomyces paradoxus chromosome XIII, complete sequence contains these coding sequences:
- the PSP2 gene encoding Psp2p (Asn rich cytoplasmic protein that contains RGG motifs~similar to YML017W), giving the protein MSLEEFLGNDTLGESVWDEEDINLDAISNTTNIDILKQTKAGSEHQRDGHQQNPQGSHGPMNRSRFSNSGPFGGSGMGDFANHHHPLQHQQGPPYIVKFSDLPPRFSNFDIEDLFQAKFTKFIKFKLFWEVNKNPSISTLKSGSAFDQNFKRDSKVAFVELYTSRDMDKILNYWTAPLKEIYHITTAPAEFDDFKDYSTKVKLLTDPKDDAGKPFITKKQRSKSNPFGSAKPVDTQSKILDIEEKMENLHVEDTTTLRASLIPSSDSAATTAAGSKITILKKQTSTEEESHSATPTPKPLSYSEAVERSAVNETSKKGTPLSKLGSPILELQSKADKSEEFKGGDEQGFEKCDDDKTQTDVSSDKDKAAETDTDKQFTFKNVEREHNTGRAKYNGNHNNNNGNFRGSNRYRGGSNSSNYKGAHNNRGNRGGYRGGSSYNNNNNNNTNDNNNNNNNNNNNNNINGSRYHDRQNNEDGVNSDSSSDASGNKKNDFTNSASNTQQYSIFKPASGFLGQSNNDSMRNNGRGNYNSSGMNGGSRGRGFSRGRGFGRGTYNNRGSRGGRGGSGNYSNYNARTTDMSL; this is encoded by the coding sequence ATGTCCCTAGAAGAGTTTCTAGGAAATGACACTTTAGGCGAGTCAGTATGGGATGAGGAAGATATTAACTTGGATGCTATAAGCAACACTACGAATATcgatattttgaaacaaacTAAGGCAGGCAGCGAGCATCAACGTGATGGTCACCAACAGAACCCACAAGGTAGCCATGGACCCATGAACAGATCACGCTTTTCTAATTCAGGTCCTTTTGGTGGTAGTGGCATGGGGGATTTTGCAAATCATCACCACCCACTGCAGCATCAGCAAGGCCCTCCTTATATTGTTAAGTTTTCTGATTTACCACCGAGATTTTCCAACTTTGACATTGAAGACCTTTTCCAGGCAAAGTTTACTAAATTCATTAAGTTTAAACTGTTTTGGGAGGTAAATAAAAACCCCAGTATTTCTACTTTGAAATCAGGGTCAGCCTTCgatcaaaattttaaacGTGACTCCAAGGTAGCATTTGTCGAGTTATACACATCTCGTGATATGGACAAGATTTTGAACTATTGGACCGCGCCTCTGAAGGAAATTTATCACATTACCACAGCACCCGCAGAATTCGACGATTTCAAAGATTATAGCACGAAGGTGAAATTGTTAACGGATCCTAAAGATGATGCCGGTAAACCATTCATCACCAAGAAACAGAGATCAAAATCCAATCCTTTTGGAAGCGCCAAACCAGTTGATACGCAATCGAAGATTTtggatattgaagaaaaaatggaaaatcTACATGTAGAAGATACAACGACTCTGAGGGCATCATTGATTCCTAGTAGTGATTCTGCGGCGACTACCGCGGCTGGCAGCAAGATCACAATCctgaaaaagcaaacatCTACAGAGGAGGAATCACATTCTGCAACCCCAACCCCCAAGCCTTTAAGTTACTCCGAAGCAGTGGAGAGATCTGCGGTTAATGAAACTTCCAAGAAAGGAACTCCGTTAAGCAAGCTTGGTTCACCAATTCTTGAATTACAATCTAAGGCCGATAAATCAGAAGAGTTCAAAGGAGGGGATGAGCAAGGCTTTGAGAAAtgtgatgatgataaaacTCAAACAGATGTCTCAAGTGATAAAGATAAAGCCGCAGAAACAGATACTGATAAACAATTCACTTTCAAGAATGTGGAAAGAGAACATAATACGGGTAGGGCCAAATATAACGGGAACcataacaacaataatggCAATTTTAGAGGAAGTAATAGATATCGTGGAGGCTCCAATAGCAGCAATTATAAAGGTGCGCATAACAATCGTGGTAATCGCGGCGGATATCGCGGTGGCAGCTCatacaacaacaacaataacaacaacactaatgataataataataataataataataataacaataataataatattaatggTTCGAGATATCATGATCGACAAAACAATGAAGATGGGGTAAACTCAGATTCATCCTCAGATGCCTcaggaaacaaaaagaatgatTTTACGAACTCAGCATCCAATACACAACAATATTCCATCTTCAAACCAGCAAGTGGATTCCTTGGTCAAAGTAATAATGATTCTATGAGGAACAATGGACGTGGTAACTATAACAGCAGCGGTATGAACGGAGGTTCGAGAGGAAGGGGATTTAGTAGAGGAAGAGGATTTGGTAGAGGTACATATAACAATCGTGGCAGTCGCGGTGGACGTGGAGGCAGCGGTAACTACTCCAATTACAACGCTAGAACAACAGACATGTCTTTATGA